A portion of the Longimicrobium sp. genome contains these proteins:
- a CDS encoding Ig-like domain-containing protein: protein MRRAVLYAAAVLALWGCSGDGPGDAPTPTTVNVTPPSFTLDAIGATRVVKAAVLDQKGRPMTNASLSWSSGSAAATVTSLGGDSALVTAAAGGDAQVTARAGSAEGSTTVQVSQTVAGIQVVAGNGQTATVGTPVAIQPRVRVFDRLGGAVAGRQVTFTVFSGGGSVSPATVTTGADGTAAAAWTMGTDASALQQVVASVAGNSAAQAQFSATAVAGPPAGATIFAGNNQTGAAGAAVPTRPSVRVVDAFGNPVAGATVTFTVTTGGGSVTAATVSTGPDGVATVGSWTLGATPGANTLTVTFPGTAIGALAFAATGLPPVSGTATAAAGTNQAGMAGTAVPVRPALLVRDGGGNPVAGLTVTFTVTGGGGSVTGATATTDASGVATVGSWTLGTLAGPNLLSASVTAAGVTPNPVVFTAVGCSGGGGAGYAITLCITTPLTPSQRATFENAAARWATVITGDLPNATANVAAGTCGPSPSLNLDIDDLLIFAGIQDIDGPGAVLGSAGWCFRRSGGLPVIGLMRFDAADMDRLESGGQFGSVILHEMGHVLGISSSLWTPLGLLQNPSGSAPSDTYFSGPQAIAGFDAIGGSTYTGGQKVPVENTGGAGTANSHWRESVLANELMTGFLNSGVANPMSQLTVRSLADLGYSVNVAAAEPFSLTLSVRANREGTSGGLLLLNDEYTGPRYSLDRRGRITRLTRLR, encoded by the coding sequence ATGCGCAGAGCCGTCCTTTACGCCGCCGCCGTACTCGCCCTGTGGGGGTGCTCGGGAGACGGTCCCGGCGACGCCCCCACTCCGACCACGGTGAACGTCACGCCGCCCTCGTTCACGCTGGACGCCATTGGCGCCACCCGGGTGGTGAAGGCCGCGGTGCTCGACCAGAAGGGGCGTCCTATGACGAACGCCAGCCTCAGCTGGTCGTCGGGCTCCGCCGCCGCCACCGTGACCTCGCTCGGCGGCGACAGCGCCCTGGTGACCGCCGCGGCCGGCGGCGACGCGCAGGTCACCGCCCGGGCGGGCTCGGCCGAGGGCAGCACCACGGTGCAGGTGTCGCAGACGGTGGCCGGCATCCAGGTCGTGGCCGGCAACGGGCAGACCGCGACGGTGGGCACCCCGGTGGCGATCCAGCCCCGCGTGCGGGTGTTCGACCGCCTGGGCGGCGCGGTGGCGGGGCGGCAGGTGACCTTCACGGTGTTCTCGGGCGGCGGCTCGGTGTCGCCGGCCACGGTGACCACGGGCGCCGACGGGACCGCGGCGGCCGCCTGGACGATGGGGACCGACGCCAGCGCGCTGCAGCAGGTGGTCGCCAGCGTGGCGGGGAACAGCGCCGCCCAGGCGCAGTTCAGCGCCACCGCGGTGGCCGGCCCGCCCGCCGGCGCCACCATCTTCGCCGGCAACAACCAGACGGGGGCGGCCGGCGCGGCGGTGCCGACCCGCCCCTCGGTGCGCGTGGTCGACGCGTTCGGCAACCCGGTGGCGGGCGCCACGGTGACCTTCACGGTGACCACGGGCGGCGGCAGCGTGACCGCGGCCACCGTCAGCACCGGCCCCGACGGGGTGGCCACGGTGGGGAGCTGGACGCTGGGCGCCACCCCCGGCGCCAACACGCTCACGGTGACCTTCCCCGGCACCGCGATCGGCGCCCTGGCGTTCGCGGCCACCGGCCTGCCGCCGGTGAGCGGCACCGCCACCGCGGCGGCGGGGACCAACCAGGCCGGCATGGCGGGCACGGCCGTGCCCGTCCGCCCCGCGCTGCTGGTGCGCGACGGCGGCGGCAACCCGGTCGCCGGCCTCACGGTCACCTTCACCGTCACCGGGGGCGGCGGGAGCGTCACCGGCGCGACGGCCACCACCGACGCGAGCGGCGTGGCCACCGTCGGCTCGTGGACGCTCGGCACGCTGGCGGGGCCGAACCTGCTGAGCGCCAGCGTGACCGCCGCGGGCGTCACCCCCAACCCGGTGGTGTTCACCGCGGTGGGGTGCTCGGGCGGCGGCGGGGCCGGCTACGCCATCACGCTGTGCATCACCACCCCGCTCACCCCGTCGCAGCGGGCCACCTTCGAGAACGCCGCCGCGCGCTGGGCCACCGTCATCACCGGCGACCTGCCGAACGCGACCGCGAACGTCGCGGCCGGCACGTGCGGCCCCTCGCCCAGCCTCAACCTGGACATCGACGACCTGCTCATCTTCGCCGGGATCCAGGACATCGACGGGCCCGGCGCGGTGCTGGGCTCGGCCGGGTGGTGCTTCCGCCGCTCGGGCGGCCTGCCGGTGATCGGCCTCATGCGCTTCGACGCGGCGGACATGGACCGCCTGGAGTCGGGGGGCCAGTTCGGGTCGGTCATCCTCCACGAGATGGGGCACGTGCTGGGGATCAGCTCGTCGCTCTGGACCCCGCTGGGCCTGCTGCAGAACCCGTCCGGCAGCGCCCCGTCGGACACCTACTTCAGCGGCCCGCAGGCGATCGCCGGGTTCGACGCCATCGGCGGCTCGACGTACACCGGCGGGCAGAAGGTGCCGGTGGAGAACACCGGCGGCGCGGGAACGGCCAACTCGCACTGGCGCGAGTCGGTGCTCGCGAACGAGCTGATGACCGGCTTCCTCAACTCGGGCGTGGCCAACCCGATGAGCCAGCTCACGGTGCGCTCGCTGGCGGACCTGGGGTACAGCGTGAACGTGGCCGCGGCGGAGCCGTTCTCGCTCACGCTGTCGGTCCGCGCCAACCGCGAGGGCACTTCGGGCGGGCTGCTCCTGCTCAACGACGAGTACACGGGCCCGCGGTACTCGCTGGACCGCCGCGGCCGCATCACCCGGCTCACCCGGCTCCGCTGA
- a CDS encoding polysaccharide biosynthesis/export family protein — protein MHALSASRVALLRGGLLAGALALGLAAVPARAQEGSRLQPTRAELQALLARFEAAAAAPSTAAEEREHARGEAELIRARLQGGDFHPGDQVALEVEGETQLTDTFTVAPGPVLELPTVGDVPLAGVLRSELQQHVRAHLARYIREPVVRARPLVRIAVTGQVRTPGYFTVPAGSLISDVLMAAGGPLPTARLAAARVERGDRRIWEGKAMRDALAQGFTLDQMSLRAGDQVHVPAENGGRAGTLLRAATAVPAALLAVVGLLGAL, from the coding sequence ATGCACGCTCTTTCCGCGTCCCGGGTGGCCCTGCTCCGCGGCGGCCTGCTGGCGGGGGCGCTCGCCCTCGGCCTGGCCGCCGTTCCCGCGCGCGCGCAGGAAGGGTCGCGGCTGCAGCCCACCCGCGCCGAGCTGCAGGCCCTGCTGGCTCGCTTCGAGGCGGCGGCCGCCGCGCCCTCCACGGCGGCCGAGGAGCGCGAGCACGCCCGCGGCGAGGCCGAGCTGATCCGCGCCCGCCTGCAGGGCGGCGACTTCCACCCGGGCGACCAGGTGGCGCTGGAGGTGGAGGGCGAGACGCAGCTCACCGACACCTTCACCGTGGCGCCCGGCCCCGTGCTGGAGCTTCCCACGGTGGGCGACGTGCCGCTGGCGGGCGTGCTGCGCTCCGAGCTGCAGCAGCACGTGCGCGCCCACCTGGCCCGCTACATCCGCGAGCCGGTGGTGCGTGCCCGGCCGCTGGTGCGCATCGCGGTGACGGGGCAGGTGCGCACCCCCGGCTACTTCACCGTCCCCGCCGGGTCGCTGATCTCCGACGTGCTGATGGCCGCCGGGGGGCCGCTCCCCACCGCCAGGCTGGCCGCCGCGCGCGTGGAGCGGGGCGACCGCCGCATCTGGGAGGGGAAGGCCATGCGCGACGCGCTGGCGCAGGGCTTCACCCTGGACCAGATGAGCCTGCGCGCCGGCGACCAGGTGCACGTCCCCGCCGAGAACGGGGGCCGCGCGGGAACGCTGCTGCGCGCCGCCACCGCCGTCCCCGCCGCGCTGCTCGCCGTCGTCGGCCTGCTCGGGGCGCTGTAG
- a CDS encoding response regulator — MTLDPGAVFPPAADPGRLVPPRRPPLVLIADDQEWTARAFESVLAPAGFAVLRCASAWAALEQVRTVSPDVVLVKADLPGLGGAALCRLLREEARVGGATPVFVTAAAPQRRDERLEALRAGAWDVLTLPLDAEELLLKLGVMVQAKLEADRAREEGLLDLSTGLYSVHGLLRRVREMGLEAVRHPALLACAVLAPDEAHGEERAPAPGDDALTRQMVRLMTRSGRRSDVVGRISQTEFAVLAPQTDPRGVLLLARRLVHDAAALEGEGEEGGVGPRFGIRVGCFAVDDFSDAALEPVELLVRATMALRRAQRDAAAAPVCFFDQAVSMS, encoded by the coding sequence GTGACCCTGGACCCAGGCGCCGTCTTCCCGCCCGCCGCCGACCCCGGACGCCTCGTTCCCCCGCGCCGCCCGCCGCTGGTGCTGATCGCCGACGACCAGGAGTGGACGGCGCGCGCCTTCGAGAGCGTGCTGGCGCCGGCGGGGTTCGCGGTGCTGCGCTGCGCCTCGGCGTGGGCCGCGCTCGAGCAGGTGCGCACCGTGTCGCCCGACGTGGTGCTGGTGAAGGCCGACCTCCCCGGCCTGGGCGGCGCGGCGCTCTGCCGCCTGCTGCGCGAGGAGGCGCGGGTGGGGGGCGCCACCCCCGTGTTCGTCACCGCCGCGGCGCCGCAGCGGCGCGACGAGCGGCTGGAGGCGCTGCGGGCCGGCGCGTGGGACGTGCTGACGCTGCCGCTGGACGCCGAGGAGCTGCTCCTGAAGCTGGGAGTGATGGTGCAGGCCAAGCTGGAGGCCGACCGCGCCCGCGAGGAGGGGCTGCTGGACCTCTCCACCGGGCTCTACAGCGTGCACGGCCTGCTGCGGCGGGTGCGCGAGATGGGGCTGGAGGCGGTGCGCCACCCCGCCCTCCTGGCGTGCGCGGTGCTGGCGCCCGACGAGGCCCATGGCGAGGAGCGCGCGCCGGCGCCGGGCGATGACGCCCTCACCCGGCAGATGGTGCGCCTGATGACGCGCTCGGGGCGCAGGAGCGACGTGGTGGGCCGCATCAGCCAGACCGAGTTCGCGGTGCTCGCCCCGCAGACGGACCCGCGGGGGGTGCTGCTCCTGGCGCGGCGCCTGGTGCACGACGCCGCCGCGCTGGAGGGCGAGGGCGAGGAGGGCGGCGTGGGGCCGCGCTTCGGGATCCGGGTGGGGTGCTTCGCGGTGGACGACTTCTCCGACGCGGCGCTGGAGCCGGTGGAGCTGCTGGTGCGGGCCACCATGGCGCTGCGCCGCGCCCAGCGCGACGCCGCGGCGGCGCCGGTGTGCTTCTTCGACCAGGCGGTGT